The Candidatus Latescibacter sp. genome includes a window with the following:
- a CDS encoding bile acid:sodium symporter family protein encodes MAGHKDKSPLGIKGIYPFFLILSLVCLMITTVLLSLGYRAEVGPFAVMTFVSLALYVRGSEFWSVTAFTLWVTAFVTTAMFFPRFFTNVHGVETKPYIMNIIQFIMFGMGTTLSIRDFKRVFIMPQTIVIGIVLQYTVMPFVGKGIAMLFAPNPEVAAGIVLNGSCPGGVASNVINFLAKANVALSVTLTAVSTLVAPVMTPTMTKWLAGAYIPINFFDMMWSIFQMIIFPVGGGLLVNTFLRRMSKVNPKFALVSDGIMRSLPFFSMFGICVANGILTAYSRDSLLVGAIVFSILISIMLHNFMGYMLGYWCSRALGIGIIDSRTIAVEVGLQNSAMAAGLAIKVLHSNLAALPGVVFASWQNMSGAILASYWARRPVVSEAPAPVIEEAEETA; translated from the coding sequence ATGGCCGGTCATAAAGATAAAAGTCCATTAGGAATAAAAGGAATCTATCCTTTTTTCCTGATACTCAGCCTTGTATGCCTTATGATTACCACTGTTCTCCTATCGCTGGGCTACCGCGCCGAAGTCGGGCCTTTCGCTGTCATGACCTTTGTCTCCCTGGCTCTCTATGTTCGGGGAAGCGAATTCTGGTCGGTTACCGCATTCACTCTCTGGGTAACCGCATTTGTTACCACCGCCATGTTCTTTCCACGGTTTTTCACCAATGTACATGGCGTCGAGACCAAACCCTACATCATGAACATCATTCAGTTCATCATGTTCGGGATGGGCACCACACTGAGCATCAGGGATTTCAAGCGGGTTTTCATCATGCCCCAGACCATTGTGATCGGGATAGTGCTCCAGTATACGGTCATGCCATTTGTGGGAAAAGGCATCGCAATGCTGTTCGCGCCCAATCCCGAAGTGGCGGCAGGCATCGTGCTCAACGGCTCCTGCCCGGGAGGAGTGGCCTCCAATGTGATCAATTTCCTCGCGAAAGCAAATGTCGCGCTCTCGGTAACCCTGACCGCAGTTTCCACCCTGGTGGCGCCGGTCATGACCCCGACCATGACCAAATGGCTGGCTGGCGCCTATATCCCGATAAATTTCTTCGACATGATGTGGTCCATATTCCAGATGATCATCTTCCCGGTAGGCGGAGGGCTTCTGGTGAACACTTTCCTCCGGAGAATGTCGAAAGTGAATCCGAAATTCGCCCTGGTTTCCGATGGAATCATGCGCTCCCTGCCATTCTTTTCCATGTTTGGAATCTGTGTAGCCAACGGCATTCTCACCGCCTACTCCCGCGATTCGCTCCTGGTCGGAGCAATAGTATTCAGCATACTCATCTCCATCATGCTCCACAATTTTATGGGCTATATGCTCGGATACTGGTGCTCGCGAGCCCTTGGCATCGGGATTATCGATTCCCGCACTATCGCAGTTGAGGTCGGCCTACAGAACAGCGCTATGGCCGCCGGCCTCGCCATAAAGGTGCTCCACAGCAATCTGGCCGCCCTGCCCGGAGTAGTATTTGCCTCCTGGCAGAACATGTCGGGCGCCATACTCGCGTCATACTGGGCGAGAAGGCCGGTTGTAAGCGAAGCTCCCGCGCCGGTTATCGAAGAGGCGGAAGAGACGGCTTAG